A single window of Rhodococcus jostii RHA1 DNA harbors:
- a CDS encoding sulfatase-like hydrolase/transferase, with product MSDEQAGHRIDRRTFLSGAAVAGGVTVMSGLFDRRADASEKPLHRQPTNYVQPNIVFIVVDEMRFPQVFPAGFTTPDQFLQRFMPNLYTLWAPGVKFTQHYTAGVACSPGRACFVTGLYPLQNWMLQTRTGNRASPVPSPAMGRDFPTYGKLLRQAGYVTPYVGKWHLSPSPDEDSGLAPGYLEEYGFDGLTMPDIIGMNGEGFEFDGHIADQAAAWLSTRKPGDGPFCLTASFVNPHDQQFFWAGTEAERYQSLYANNVPPLSPARAWSVTTGESDPPRLGYPSVPPNWEPEKALQSKPSTQVFAREFQALVWGGVTDDIQNLSNYYLQPYGQGTDPDRHIAFAPYTYWERALDSYTNVLSMVDHHIGTVINSLPEDVAANTVFVMTSDHGEYAGAHGFVAGKLSTAYDEAFHIPLIVADPTGRFTGDTDTPRGQLTSSVDVAPLLATLGHGNRNWMSGDLFATYAERADLMPLLRSNTAAGRDHVVLATNEHAPQGVNWNNSPTHIYVLRTPEAKVAVYSKWLGPTAYVDPASFQYEFYDYATERGRAELDNTFDHDPRGPAMAAQLMTQYLPTQLAAPLPPAFAQQGADAMARYLAYIQLINRYTPGEIDREGIDKLTAFGEVF from the coding sequence ATGAGCGACGAGCAGGCCGGCCATCGGATCGACAGGCGAACGTTTCTCTCGGGTGCAGCGGTCGCCGGCGGGGTGACCGTGATGTCGGGCCTCTTCGACCGTCGGGCGGACGCGTCGGAGAAGCCGCTACACCGTCAGCCCACCAATTACGTACAGCCCAACATCGTGTTCATCGTCGTCGACGAGATGCGGTTTCCCCAGGTCTTTCCCGCGGGGTTCACTACTCCGGACCAGTTTCTGCAGCGGTTCATGCCCAACCTCTACACGCTGTGGGCGCCCGGGGTGAAGTTCACGCAGCACTACACGGCCGGGGTGGCGTGCAGCCCCGGCCGTGCGTGTTTCGTCACCGGGCTGTATCCGCTGCAGAACTGGATGTTGCAGACGCGGACCGGTAATCGGGCCTCCCCCGTCCCGTCGCCCGCGATGGGACGGGACTTTCCGACGTACGGCAAGCTGCTGCGGCAGGCGGGCTACGTCACGCCGTACGTCGGTAAGTGGCATCTGTCGCCGTCCCCTGACGAGGACTCGGGGCTCGCGCCCGGCTACCTCGAGGAGTACGGGTTCGACGGACTGACCATGCCCGACATCATCGGAATGAACGGTGAGGGATTCGAATTCGACGGGCACATCGCCGACCAGGCCGCGGCGTGGTTGTCGACGCGAAAACCCGGGGACGGCCCGTTCTGCCTCACGGCGAGCTTCGTCAATCCCCATGACCAGCAGTTCTTCTGGGCCGGAACGGAAGCGGAACGGTATCAGTCGCTGTACGCGAACAACGTTCCCCCACTCAGCCCCGCCCGGGCCTGGTCGGTGACCACCGGCGAGAGCGACCCTCCGCGGCTGGGTTATCCCTCGGTGCCGCCCAACTGGGAACCCGAGAAGGCACTGCAGTCGAAACCGAGCACCCAGGTGTTCGCTCGGGAGTTCCAGGCCCTGGTGTGGGGCGGCGTCACCGACGACATCCAGAATCTGTCGAACTACTACCTCCAGCCCTATGGTCAGGGCACCGATCCCGACCGGCACATCGCGTTCGCGCCGTACACCTACTGGGAGCGGGCCCTCGACAGTTACACCAACGTGCTGTCGATGGTCGACCACCACATCGGCACGGTGATCAACTCACTGCCGGAGGATGTCGCGGCGAACACCGTCTTCGTCATGACGTCCGATCACGGCGAATATGCCGGCGCGCACGGCTTCGTCGCAGGCAAACTGTCCACCGCCTACGACGAGGCGTTCCACATCCCGCTGATCGTCGCCGACCCGACCGGGCGATTCACCGGCGACACCGACACCCCGCGCGGCCAACTCACGTCGAGCGTCGACGTTGCGCCGCTGCTCGCGACGCTCGGGCACGGCAACCGGAACTGGATGTCCGGGGACCTGTTCGCCACGTACGCCGAACGCGCCGACCTCATGCCGCTGCTGCGGAGCAACACCGCGGCCGGTCGCGACCACGTCGTCCTCGCCACCAACGAACACGCACCGCAGGGGGTCAACTGGAACAACTCCCCCACCCACATCTACGTGCTCCGCACCCCCGAGGCGAAGGTCGCGGTGTATTCGAAGTGGTTGGGGCCCACCGCCTATGTCGACCCGGCGTCGTTCCAGTACGAGTTCTACGACTACGCCACCGAACGCGGTCGGGCGGAACTCGACAACACCTTCGATCACGACCCGCGCGGTCCGGCCATGGCCGCCCAGCTGATGACCCAGTACCTGCCGACTCAGCTCGCCGCGCCGCTCCCCCCGGCGTTCGCTCAGCAGGGCGCCGACGCGATGGCCCGGTACCTCGCCTACATCCAGCTGATCAACCGGTACACACCCGGCGAGATCGACCGCGAGGGCATCGACAAACTGACCGCGTTCGGGGAGGTGTTCTGA
- the tgt gene encoding tRNA guanosine(34) transglycosylase Tgt, whose product MNAVVPTPPDPFFTVGTRLDGQLGRTGTIHTPHGDIATPSFVAVGTKATVKAVLPESMKELGAQSLLANAYHLYLQPGPDIVDEAGGLGKFMNWDGPTFTDSGGFQVMSLGVGFKKVLAMEAVGVRSDDVIAKGKERLATVDDDGVTFKSHLDGSRHRFTPEVSMQIQHQLGADIMFAFDELTTLLNTRGYQEQSVERTQAWAVRCIAEHEKLTAERAHRPYQALFGVVQGAQYEDLRRQACRGLESITGESGRGFDGYGIGGALEKQNLGTIVRWCNEELPEHKPRHMLGISEPDDFFVAIENGADTFDCVNPSRVARNAAIYHPDGRFNINTSRFRRDFTPIDENCDCYTCANYTSAYIHHLFKAKEMLASTLCTIHNERFTVRLVDQIRASIEGGYFDEFKAETLGRFYRT is encoded by the coding sequence GTGAATGCCGTAGTCCCGACCCCGCCCGATCCGTTCTTCACCGTCGGTACCCGACTCGACGGGCAGCTGGGTCGTACCGGAACCATTCACACCCCACACGGCGACATCGCGACGCCGTCGTTCGTCGCCGTCGGCACCAAGGCCACCGTCAAGGCGGTGCTGCCTGAGAGCATGAAGGAGCTGGGCGCGCAGTCGCTGCTCGCCAACGCCTACCACCTGTACCTGCAGCCCGGGCCGGACATCGTCGACGAGGCCGGCGGTCTGGGCAAGTTCATGAACTGGGACGGCCCGACGTTCACCGACAGCGGCGGATTCCAGGTCATGTCGCTGGGCGTCGGGTTCAAGAAGGTCCTCGCGATGGAAGCCGTCGGGGTACGCTCCGACGACGTCATCGCGAAGGGCAAGGAACGCCTCGCGACCGTCGACGACGACGGTGTGACGTTCAAATCGCACCTGGACGGGTCGCGGCACCGGTTCACGCCCGAGGTGTCGATGCAGATCCAGCACCAGCTCGGCGCCGACATCATGTTCGCGTTCGACGAGCTCACCACGCTGCTGAACACCCGCGGGTACCAGGAGCAGTCGGTGGAGCGGACGCAGGCGTGGGCGGTGCGCTGCATCGCTGAGCACGAGAAGCTCACCGCCGAGCGCGCCCATCGCCCGTACCAGGCGCTGTTCGGGGTCGTGCAGGGCGCGCAGTACGAGGACTTGCGCAGGCAGGCCTGCAGGGGGCTGGAGTCGATCACGGGGGAGAGCGGCCGCGGTTTCGACGGGTACGGCATCGGCGGGGCGCTCGAGAAGCAGAACCTCGGCACCATCGTCCGGTGGTGCAACGAGGAGCTTCCCGAGCACAAGCCGCGGCACATGCTCGGCATCAGCGAGCCGGACGACTTCTTCGTGGCCATCGAGAACGGCGCCGACACGTTCGACTGCGTGAATCCGTCGCGGGTCGCGCGCAACGCCGCGATCTACCACCCGGACGGCCGGTTCAACATCAACACCAGCCGCTTCCGTCGTGACTTCACGCCCATCGACGAGAACTGCGATTGCTACACCTGCGCGAATTACACCAGCGCCTACATTCACCATTTGTTCAAGGCGAAGGAAATGCTGGCGTCCACGCTGTGCACCATCCACAACGAACGCTTCACCGTCCGGCTGGTCGATCAGATCCGCGCCAGCATCGAAGGCGGCTACTTCGACGAGTTCAAGGCCGAAACCCTGGGCCGCTTCTACCGCACGTGA
- a CDS encoding queuosine precursor transporter, protein MTASDQQTKPDAHATFAHVSRGYYPTFVALFTATLLISNICATKGVAFFADSSLTIGPLQILPVITDGGFFLFPLAYILGDVLSEVYGFKSTRRAIYLGFGALILAAFCFWLLIELPSADFYENQEALRSVVGVYPRLLLAGLAGYLVGQMLNSVTLVLIKERTKEKHLWARLIGSTIVGEFADTLIFCSIAAGAIGISTWSDFVNYVIVGFLWKTLVEVLVMPITYRVIAYVKKREPTYQL, encoded by the coding sequence GTGACAGCCTCAGATCAGCAGACCAAGCCAGACGCCCACGCGACGTTCGCGCACGTCAGCCGGGGGTACTACCCCACGTTCGTTGCCCTCTTCACCGCGACGCTGCTGATCTCGAATATCTGCGCGACGAAGGGCGTCGCATTCTTCGCCGATTCGTCGCTGACCATCGGGCCGCTGCAGATCCTGCCCGTCATCACCGACGGCGGCTTCTTCCTGTTCCCGCTCGCCTACATTCTCGGCGACGTCCTCAGCGAGGTGTACGGGTTCAAGTCGACGCGTCGCGCGATCTACCTGGGCTTCGGCGCCCTGATCCTGGCCGCGTTCTGCTTCTGGCTCCTCATCGAGCTGCCGTCCGCCGACTTCTACGAGAACCAGGAGGCGCTGCGGTCCGTCGTCGGCGTCTACCCGCGACTGCTGCTCGCCGGGCTGGCCGGTTACCTCGTCGGGCAGATGCTGAACTCGGTGACGCTGGTCCTGATCAAGGAGCGCACCAAGGAGAAGCACCTGTGGGCGCGGCTCATCGGGTCCACCATCGTCGGTGAGTTCGCCGACACCCTGATCTTCTGCTCCATCGCCGCAGGCGCGATCGGCATCAGCACGTGGAGCGATTTCGTCAACTACGTGATCGTCGGATTCCTGTGGAAGACCCTCGTCGAGGTACTGGTCATGCCGATCACGTACCGGGTCATCGCCTACGTGAAGAAACGCGAACCCACCTACCAGCTCTGA
- a CDS encoding RDD family protein, translating into MTTGGFDPDQGQQPFGGQQYGQPHYNGAGQQQFGQQFGAPPQFDSAQQFGTQPFAQPDFGFDASRPGELLPRLGARVIDGLIVGIPMAVVGTVLALVLGNFLGSVLGAILTAAAAVGYFVFLETTRGQTLGKQILGLRVEGPNGGFPTQQQSLTRNGFYVLSALGGFPLLGFLFGVLGVVAAIIIGVTINGSPTKQGKHDELAGGTRVVQG; encoded by the coding sequence ATGACTACCGGTGGATTCGATCCAGACCAGGGACAACAGCCGTTCGGCGGGCAGCAGTACGGGCAACCGCACTACAACGGGGCGGGGCAGCAGCAGTTCGGACAGCAGTTCGGCGCACCGCCGCAGTTCGATTCGGCGCAGCAGTTCGGCACCCAGCCGTTCGCGCAGCCGGACTTCGGGTTCGACGCGTCCCGTCCCGGTGAACTTCTTCCCCGCCTCGGCGCACGCGTGATCGACGGCCTGATCGTCGGCATCCCGATGGCCGTGGTCGGCACCGTCCTCGCGCTGGTGCTGGGCAACTTCCTGGGCAGCGTCCTCGGCGCGATCCTCACCGCGGCCGCCGCCGTCGGCTACTTCGTCTTCCTCGAGACGACGAGGGGGCAGACCCTGGGCAAGCAGATCCTGGGTCTGCGCGTCGAGGGCCCGAACGGCGGGTTCCCCACCCAGCAGCAGTCGCTGACCAGGAACGGCTTCTACGTTCTGTCCGCGCTCGGCGGGTTCCCGCTCCTCGGGTTCCTGTTCGGTGTGCTCGGCGTCGTCGCCGCGATCATCATCGGGGTGACGATCAACGGCAGCCCCACCAAGCAGGGCAAGCACGACGAACTGGCCGGCGGCACGCGCGTCGTCCAGGGCTAG
- a CDS encoding DUF4190 domain-containing protein, giving the protein MPRDGYGVDESGYPTYSAPTEKYPDYQQPGAYGTSPNPYAAPNQNQYGGDQYGAPNQQYGTPNPYAAPNQYSAPNQYGAPGQYGGPAPQYGAPNPYGAPYQRPLGTNGLAIASLITSIVGGCFYGLGSIVGIILGIIALGQIKQSGQEGRGLAIAGIAIGGAYVIGWILFFLIMVIAAASGA; this is encoded by the coding sequence TTGCCGCGCGACGGATACGGGGTCGACGAATCCGGTTATCCCACCTATTCGGCGCCCACCGAGAAGTACCCCGACTATCAGCAGCCGGGCGCGTACGGGACTTCTCCGAATCCGTATGCCGCGCCGAATCAGAATCAGTACGGCGGCGACCAGTACGGGGCTCCGAACCAGCAGTACGGGACGCCCAACCCGTACGCCGCCCCGAATCAGTACAGCGCCCCCAACCAGTACGGGGCTCCGGGCCAATACGGCGGTCCCGCCCCGCAGTACGGCGCACCGAACCCGTACGGCGCGCCCTACCAGCGGCCGCTGGGGACGAACGGTCTCGCGATCGCGTCGCTGATCACGTCGATCGTCGGCGGATGCTTCTACGGCCTCGGCTCCATCGTCGGCATCATCCTCGGCATCATTGCGCTGGGCCAGATCAAGCAGTCCGGGCAGGAGGGCCGCGGACTCGCGATCGCCGGAATCGCCATCGGCGGCGCCTACGTCATCGGCTGGATCCTGTTCTTCCTGATCATGGTGATTGCGGCGGCGTCGGGAGCCTGA
- the gluQRS gene encoding tRNA glutamyl-Q(34) synthetase GluQRS, which translates to MSHPSRQSEPLSHRAGGAGRFAPSPSGDLHLGNLRTAVLAWLFARSTGRRFLLRVEDLDRVREGARDRQLADLADLGLDWDGDVVSQSQRLSRYDAAIAELHAAGLTYECFCTRREILKAASAPHAPQGAYPGTCRNLTPDECADRLAGGRPPALRLRAGVTSFTIDDVLHGSYSGMVDDLVLRRGDGTPAYNLAVVVDDAAQGIDQVVRGDDLLSSAPRQAYLAGLLGLTTPTYAHVALALNEDGKRLAKRDGAVTLADQKALGRTASDVLGVLATSLGLAEPDEVVDLGILLDRFDPARLHREPWVVRLPTPPQSP; encoded by the coding sequence ATGTCACATCCGTCTCGTCAGAGTGAACCGCTGTCACATCGGGCGGGGGGCGCGGGACGGTTCGCGCCCAGCCCGTCCGGCGACCTGCACCTCGGCAACCTGCGGACTGCCGTGCTGGCGTGGCTGTTCGCCCGGTCCACCGGCCGGCGGTTCCTCCTGCGCGTCGAAGACCTCGACCGCGTCCGCGAGGGCGCCCGGGACCGGCAGCTGGCCGACCTCGCCGACCTCGGCCTCGACTGGGACGGCGACGTCGTGTCGCAGTCGCAGCGACTGTCGCGGTACGACGCTGCCATCGCCGAACTCCACGCCGCCGGCCTCACGTACGAGTGCTTCTGCACGAGAAGAGAAATCCTGAAAGCCGCGTCGGCGCCGCACGCGCCGCAGGGCGCGTACCCGGGGACCTGCCGCAACCTGACACCGGACGAATGCGCAGACCGGCTCGCCGGCGGACGACCACCCGCGCTGCGACTGCGCGCCGGCGTCACGTCGTTCACCATCGACGACGTCCTGCACGGCAGCTATTCCGGCATGGTGGACGATCTCGTGCTGCGTCGCGGCGACGGGACACCCGCCTACAACCTCGCGGTGGTCGTCGACGACGCCGCCCAGGGAATCGATCAGGTGGTGCGCGGCGACGACCTGCTCTCGTCCGCGCCCCGCCAGGCCTACCTCGCGGGGCTGCTCGGGTTGACCACCCCCACCTACGCGCACGTCGCCCTCGCGCTCAACGAGGACGGCAAACGGCTCGCGAAGCGCGACGGCGCCGTCACCCTCGCCGACCAGAAAGCGTTGGGACGCACCGCGAGCGACGTCCTCGGAGTACTGGCGACGTCACTCGGGCTCGCGGAACCGGACGAGGTCGTGGATCTCGGGATACTCCTCGACCGGTTCGACCCGGCCCGCCTGCACCGCGAACCGTGGGTGGTCAGGCTCCCGACGCCGCCGCAATCACCATGA
- a CDS encoding TetR/AcrR family transcriptional regulator: protein MRERRYSSTSPERLAAALFDVAAESGLEGASVREVAKRAGVSIGAVQHHFSTKDEMFAFALRTLVDKLLARLSEVERGGDPARALFAAMSQLLPLDEARSREAHVMAAFAVRAATSPSLAEIRRKTLFTIRTGLSAVLIGIGTPEAETRAALLLATVDGLALDAIGSPALYPPEYLEHALDIQIGMILQGADVVPSSSIELAS from the coding sequence ATGCGCGAACGCCGATACTCGTCCACCAGCCCCGAACGCCTGGCCGCGGCCCTGTTCGACGTCGCGGCCGAGTCGGGTCTCGAGGGCGCCAGCGTGCGCGAGGTCGCCAAGAGGGCGGGTGTGTCCATCGGAGCCGTGCAGCACCACTTCTCCACGAAGGACGAGATGTTCGCGTTCGCCCTGCGGACCCTCGTCGACAAACTCCTCGCCCGACTGTCGGAGGTCGAGCGCGGCGGGGATCCCGCCCGGGCCCTGTTCGCCGCAATGTCCCAGTTGCTGCCACTCGACGAGGCGCGGTCGCGGGAGGCGCACGTCATGGCGGCATTCGCCGTCCGGGCCGCGACCTCCCCCTCGCTCGCCGAGATCCGGCGCAAGACCCTGTTCACCATCCGCACCGGACTGTCCGCCGTGCTCATCGGGATCGGCACCCCCGAGGCGGAAACCCGTGCGGCGCTTCTCCTCGCCACCGTCGACGGCCTCGCGCTCGATGCGATCGGCAGTCCGGCGCTGTACCCGCCCGAGTACCTCGAGCACGCCCTCGACATTCAGATCGGCATGATTCTGCAGGGCGCCGACGTCGTGCCGTCGTCGTCGATCGAACTGGCCAGCTGA
- a CDS encoding dihydrofolate reductase family protein codes for MRKLVYYAAATIDGFIAGADGSDPTGTIFEIDGDHMPVMIAEYPETVPTHMRAPLGIDAPNKHFDTLLMGRASYQPGLDLGVTSPYAHLRQYVFSTTITESPDPDVEIVSGDPIEKVRELKREDGKDIWLCGGGKLAAAVQPEIDELRIKLNPVAIGTGIPLFDGEFGPQRFRLAASRAFESGMIFLTYVRR; via the coding sequence ATGCGAAAGCTCGTCTACTACGCCGCCGCCACCATCGACGGATTCATCGCCGGCGCCGACGGCTCGGACCCCACCGGCACCATCTTCGAGATCGACGGCGATCACATGCCCGTGATGATCGCCGAGTACCCCGAGACGGTCCCCACCCACATGCGGGCACCGCTGGGAATCGATGCCCCCAACAAACATTTCGACACACTGCTCATGGGCCGCGCCAGTTACCAGCCCGGCCTCGACCTCGGCGTGACCAGCCCGTACGCGCACCTGCGGCAGTATGTCTTCTCGACCACGATCACCGAGTCGCCCGACCCGGACGTCGAGATCGTCTCGGGCGATCCGATCGAGAAGGTGCGCGAACTCAAGCGGGAGGACGGCAAGGACATCTGGCTGTGCGGCGGCGGCAAGCTCGCCGCCGCAGTGCAGCCCGAGATCGACGAGCTCCGGATCAAGCTCAATCCCGTGGCGATCGGCACCGGCATTCCGCTGTTCGACGGCGAATTCGGCCCTCAGCGGTTCCGGCTGGCCGCGAGCCGCGCCTTCGAGAGCGGGATGATTTTCCTGACGTACGTCCGCCGATAA
- a CDS encoding TetR/AcrR family transcriptional regulator, with protein sequence MAQNPERRAALVNAAIEVLAREGARGLTFRAVDVEANVPKGTASNYFPSRDDLFDQVGKRIHERLGPDPSVVEESGRKPQNLELAIEYMQGLFGRITRDRTGYLALQELRLEAVRRPELRTTLTRTISENLKRDIGFHLDSGLPGDRSTVLMLYLAMNALIVEHLTLPGVLEGVDTERLVADLVTRAVATPDA encoded by the coding sequence ATGGCGCAGAATCCGGAACGACGTGCGGCTCTCGTGAACGCCGCGATCGAAGTGCTTGCGCGCGAGGGTGCGCGCGGCCTCACCTTCCGCGCCGTCGACGTCGAGGCGAACGTCCCCAAGGGGACCGCGTCCAACTACTTCCCCAGCCGCGACGACCTGTTCGACCAGGTCGGCAAGCGGATTCACGAGCGGCTGGGTCCCGACCCCTCGGTCGTCGAAGAAAGCGGGCGCAAGCCGCAGAATCTCGAGCTCGCGATCGAGTACATGCAGGGGCTGTTCGGCAGGATTACCCGTGACCGCACGGGCTATCTCGCGTTGCAGGAATTGCGTCTCGAAGCGGTCCGGCGTCCCGAGTTGCGGACCACGCTGACGCGCACGATCTCCGAGAATCTGAAGCGCGACATCGGTTTTCACCTCGACTCGGGACTGCCCGGTGATCGCAGCACCGTGCTGATGCTCTACCTCGCGATGAATGCGCTCATCGTCGAGCACCTGACGCTACCCGGCGTGCTCGAGGGGGTCGACACGGAGCGGCTCGTCGCCGATCTCGTGACGCGCGCCGTCGCTACGCCGGACGCCTGA
- a CDS encoding lysophospholipid acyltransferase family protein translates to MWYWIFKYLLIGPVLRIFGRPTIDGAHHIPASGPVILASNHLTVVDSFFLVLMVRRRITFVAKSEYFTEGGAKGRAKRWFFTAAGQVPIDRSGASAAESALNTARKILDDGKVWGIYPEGTRSPDGRLHKGKTGIARVALATDAPVVPVAMHGTRQVNPVGSRMWRFGKVTVTVGEPLDFTRFAELRDNRHIVRAATDELMHALMTLSGQEYVDDYALRRPA, encoded by the coding sequence GTGTGGTACTGGATCTTCAAATACCTGCTGATCGGACCGGTGCTACGCATCTTCGGGCGCCCCACGATCGACGGTGCACACCACATCCCGGCGTCGGGTCCGGTGATTCTGGCGAGCAATCACCTCACCGTCGTCGACTCGTTCTTCCTCGTCCTGATGGTGCGCAGGCGCATCACGTTCGTGGCGAAGAGCGAGTACTTCACCGAAGGCGGCGCGAAGGGCCGAGCGAAACGCTGGTTCTTCACAGCGGCCGGCCAGGTGCCGATCGACCGGTCCGGGGCCTCCGCGGCGGAATCCGCGCTGAACACCGCGCGGAAGATCCTGGACGACGGCAAGGTCTGGGGAATCTACCCCGAGGGCACCCGGTCGCCCGACGGCCGACTCCACAAGGGCAAGACCGGAATCGCCCGGGTCGCGCTCGCGACGGACGCCCCGGTCGTGCCTGTTGCCATGCACGGCACCCGGCAGGTCAACCCCGTCGGATCGCGGATGTGGCGGTTCGGCAAGGTGACGGTGACCGTCGGCGAACCGCTCGATTTCACCCGATTCGCCGAGCTACGCGACAACCGGCACATCGTCCGGGCCGCGACGGACGAGCTGATGCACGCCCTCATGACACTGTCGGGCCAGGAGTACGTGGACGACTACGCGCTCAGGCGTCCGGCGTAG
- a CDS encoding TetR/AcrR family transcriptional regulator, protein MIDTVYMSGEVQSLRVRLIDSGRELLDQGGIDAVGLRAVARHAGVSHGAPRRYFPTHKALLAAIAASGFAELSDELRSATASESDPLARVRRTARQYLSFADTHRTLFELMFRHDLLEGSGEDLRQHSKPLFETVVALVADTGSADPHVVALNLWTQLHGVATLRATRSIELIVGDFDVDSFVAQLIDLHLRARA, encoded by the coding sequence ATGATAGACACTGTCTACATGAGTGGAGAAGTGCAATCCCTGCGCGTGCGGCTGATCGACAGTGGCCGCGAATTGCTGGACCAGGGTGGCATCGACGCCGTCGGGCTACGCGCCGTCGCCCGGCACGCGGGTGTCTCACACGGCGCGCCGCGGCGGTACTTTCCCACTCACAAAGCGTTGCTCGCCGCGATCGCCGCATCAGGATTCGCCGAGCTGTCCGACGAGCTCCGGTCGGCGACCGCGTCCGAGTCGGACCCCCTCGCACGAGTGCGGCGGACGGCACGGCAGTACCTCTCCTTCGCCGACACCCACCGCACCCTGTTCGAGTTGATGTTCCGGCACGACCTGCTCGAAGGGTCGGGAGAGGACCTGCGGCAACACTCGAAACCCCTGTTCGAGACGGTCGTCGCACTCGTCGCGGACACCGGCTCCGCGGACCCGCACGTGGTCGCGTTGAACCTGTGGACCCAGCTGCACGGGGTGGCGACCCTCCGCGCCACCCGCAGCATCGAGTTGATCGTCGGCGACTTCGACGTGGACAGTTTCGTCGCGCAGCTGATCGACCTACACCTCAGGGCGCGGGCATGA
- a CDS encoding metallophosphoesterase, giving the protein MSVPGRIAALTAVSLAAALLGGDVVAVADPEPRGASGLPARGLVTSAPIASAVMFAGTTGDAAPSQRVPGEESDGQSATSHRFGEYPYMRYEVRFGPEPAGTDVTWHGRSVNLDDLAMHVWDEEEQSWGEPVATAQPSEPGGPVTLTTRIEGEDTAQILVIDGPRRDRSFREANATADQQFADPNAYDFALQHISDTQYVSRDRPEVYFDMTRWTAENAAERKIAYSMHTGDLVQSWIRPGAPESRARPEFEVADKAMATLEEAGIPYGVLPGNHDNLWNVGGRLIPGEHEKNHALYNEFFGPWRYRDRPYWGESVTDTDNSAHYDLLDIAGAKFLMLYIGYNPPEHVLQWAEDVLADHPDRNVMIGSHYYLDKDGSLRMSGFGDIGSSAGQQIWNRLVVPFDTVFLVLAGHVDGQTTVTDRKVGDTDRKVVELLADYQYFTVDSRRETGFQRLLQFDLDGGTLAVTTHSPTLDSFRVEDFDPQRRYQPGDGDFVTDVELRADLPRAVMPAP; this is encoded by the coding sequence ATGAGCGTGCCGGGCAGGATTGCCGCGCTGACGGCGGTGTCACTGGCCGCTGCGCTGCTCGGCGGTGACGTGGTCGCGGTGGCCGATCCCGAACCCCGGGGCGCGTCCGGTCTGCCTGCGCGTGGCCTCGTCACCTCGGCGCCGATCGCGTCCGCGGTCATGTTCGCCGGGACCACCGGCGACGCCGCTCCCTCACAGCGGGTTCCGGGTGAGGAGTCGGACGGGCAGTCGGCCACCAGCCACCGCTTCGGCGAGTACCCGTACATGCGGTACGAGGTCCGGTTCGGTCCGGAGCCCGCAGGAACGGACGTGACCTGGCACGGACGTTCGGTGAATCTCGACGACCTCGCGATGCACGTGTGGGACGAGGAGGAGCAGAGCTGGGGTGAGCCGGTCGCGACGGCGCAGCCGTCCGAACCGGGCGGTCCGGTCACCCTGACCACCCGGATCGAGGGCGAGGACACCGCGCAGATCCTCGTCATCGACGGTCCGCGACGGGACCGGAGTTTCCGCGAGGCCAACGCGACAGCCGATCAGCAGTTCGCCGACCCGAACGCGTACGACTTCGCGCTGCAGCACATCTCCGACACCCAGTACGTGTCGCGGGACCGGCCGGAGGTGTACTTCGACATGACCCGCTGGACCGCCGAGAACGCCGCCGAACGCAAGATCGCCTATTCCATGCACACGGGCGACCTCGTCCAGAGTTGGATACGTCCGGGTGCACCCGAGTCCCGCGCCCGGCCCGAGTTCGAGGTGGCCGACAAGGCGATGGCGACGCTCGAAGAGGCAGGCATTCCCTACGGCGTCCTGCCCGGCAACCACGACAACCTGTGGAACGTCGGCGGACGGCTCATTCCCGGCGAACACGAGAAGAACCACGCCCTCTACAACGAGTTCTTCGGGCCGTGGCGGTACCGCGACCGGCCCTACTGGGGCGAATCCGTCACGGACACGGACAATTCGGCGCACTACGACCTGCTCGACATCGCCGGCGCGAAATTCCTGATGCTCTACATCGGCTACAACCCGCCCGAGCACGTACTGCAGTGGGCCGAGGACGTGCTCGCCGACCACCCGGATCGCAACGTGATGATCGGCAGCCACTACTACCTGGACAAGGACGGCTCGCTGCGGATGAGTGGGTTCGGCGACATCGGTAGCAGTGCGGGACAGCAGATCTGGAACCGGCTCGTCGTTCCGTTCGACACGGTGTTCCTGGTCCTCGCGGGACACGTCGACGGGCAGACGACGGTCACCGACCGGAAGGTGGGCGACACGGATCGGAAGGTTGTGGAGTTGCTCGCCGACTACCAGTACTTCACGGTGGACAGCCGCCGCGAGACCGGGTTCCAGCGACTCCTGCAGTTCGATCTCGACGGCGGAACGCTCGCCGTCACGACGCACTCCCCCACGCTGGACAGCTTCCGGGTGGAGGACTTCGATCCGCAGCGTCGCTACCAGCCCGGTGACGGGGACTTCGTCACCGATGTGGAGTTGCGGGCTGATTTGCCGCGCGCCGTCATGCCCGCGCCCTGA